One segment of Campylobacter hominis ATCC BAA-381 DNA contains the following:
- a CDS encoding 4Fe-4S binding protein — protein sequence MNFEVLLKLIKKTAWVCDTCREFCPTEAIEGSLGIAHKISINKCVNCGQCLINCQFGAIEQMSFVDEISS from the coding sequence GTGAACTTCGAGGTATTATTAAAATTAATTAAAAAAACTGCGTGGGTTTGCGATACCTGTCGTGAATTTTGTCCTACGGAAGCGATAGAAGGTTCGCTTGGAATTGCACATAAAATCAGTATAAATAAATGCGTAAATTGCGGCCAATGCTTAATAAATTGTCAGTTTGGAGCAATAGAACAGATGAGCTTCGTTGATGAAATTTCATCTTGA
- a CDS encoding cytochrome b/b6 domain-containing protein, which translates to MKKDFKKQNLTASNQNSSCMKVYTMCEVIEELLHTNYVDIIMDKVLKFPVSEKIFHNVNLVSWIFLVISGIIIYFKLADNENFKLLMDLHIAVAVVFSNG; encoded by the coding sequence ATGAAAAAAGACTTCAAAAAACAGAATTTGACCGCTTCTAATCAAAATTCAAGCTGCATGAAAGTCTATACTATGTGTGAAGTTATAGAAGAGCTTTTGCATACAAATTATGTAGATATCATCATGGATAAAGTTTTAAAATTTCCTGTATCGGAAAAGATATTTCACAATGTAAATTTAGTAAGTTGGATATTTTTAGTGATAAGCGGCATTATTATATATTTTAAACTTGCAGATAATGAAAATTTTAAGTTGCTTATGGATTTACATATTGCAGTGGCTGTTGTTTTTAGCAATGGATAG
- the tatB gene encoding Sec-independent protein translocase protein TatB: MFGISFTEFFIIAVVAVIALGPEKLPKAMVEIAKFFKFFTKAMNDAKQSFEQEIKIAELKDEAAKYKESLTKTGENIRKKLTFEELDEIKKNISSSAQKLNESFNDIKSEISENKISKKDEDLSENLKNDEIKTQNSSPKEAKESKDV, translated from the coding sequence ATGTTTGGTATAAGTTTTACGGAATTTTTTATTATTGCTGTTGTTGCTGTAATTGCTCTTGGGCCTGAAAAACTTCCAAAAGCGATGGTTGAAATCGCTAAATTTTTCAAATTTTTTACAAAAGCGATGAATGATGCGAAACAAAGTTTTGAGCAGGAAATTAAAATCGCCGAATTAAAAGATGAAGCTGCAAAATATAAAGAAAGTCTTACCAAAACCGGCGAGAATATACGCAAAAAGCTGACTTTCGAAGAACTTGACGAAATTAAAAAAAATATAAGTTCGAGCGCTCAAAAATTAAATGAGAGTTTTAACGATATAAAAAGCGAAATTTCAGAAAATAAAATTTCAAAAAAAGATGAAGATTTATCTGAAAATTTAAAAAATGATGAAATAAAAACACAAAATTCCAGCCCGAAAGAAGCAAAAGAGAGCAAAGATGTTTGA